The Tardiphaga alba genome includes a window with the following:
- a CDS encoding potassium/proton antiporter — protein MASLDSVSIAILLGAVLVMAGILSSLLALRFGAPLLLFFLFIGMAAGEAGPGGVHFDDVKTAYVVGSVSLALILFDGGLKTHFKAIRAVLAPSMMLATVGVLLTALITAPVAKYTLGMSWTEGLLTGAVIASTDAAAVFLLVHAQGLRLRPRVGATLEVESGTNDPFAVFLTLTLVKLLSLGEASAGTVVLEFLQESVLGTVIGMAGGLLVVTAMNRVALPQGLHAPFVCTAALVIFGFAQIIHASGFLAVYLAGMVIGNRPTRAHNSVVTFLDAATWLAQIVMFVMLGLLVSPERLVSSILPAVAVAVVLMVIARPLAVFLCLQPFRFNWREKAFVSWVGLRGAVAIFLASIPMLVGLPNAHLYFDVAFVVVIISLLFQGWTLGYAARLLHVALPRTDRGPRRVELDLPGQLEQQLVGYSVRPKSLFLKRGLIPSWSKPTLVIRDERILTPEEAAPVAAGDYLYLLAPPEKAESLDRFFVDMPPVTAPDPHLLGEFIVPGETTLGNLAEIYGITIDPAQAELTLADYFDIHLDHAPKVGAAVPIDSIDLVARSLGGGRVNVVGLRLPEDDPQPMPRLSRAQVFRVKLKRTLASLSGA, from the coding sequence ATGGCCTCACTCGACTCAGTCAGTATCGCGATCCTGCTCGGTGCCGTTCTGGTGATGGCGGGCATCCTGTCGAGTTTGCTTGCGCTGCGCTTCGGCGCCCCACTGCTGCTATTCTTCCTGTTTATCGGCATGGCGGCCGGCGAGGCCGGTCCCGGCGGCGTGCATTTCGATGACGTGAAGACCGCCTATGTGGTCGGCTCGGTGTCGCTGGCGCTGATCCTGTTCGACGGCGGGCTGAAGACGCATTTCAAGGCAATCCGCGCCGTGCTGGCGCCCTCCATGATGCTGGCGACCGTCGGCGTGTTGCTGACCGCGCTGATTACGGCCCCGGTGGCCAAATACACGCTCGGCATGAGCTGGACCGAGGGCCTGCTCACCGGCGCCGTGATTGCCTCGACCGACGCGGCGGCTGTGTTTCTGCTGGTCCATGCCCAGGGGCTTCGCCTGCGTCCGCGCGTCGGCGCCACGCTGGAGGTCGAGTCCGGCACCAACGATCCCTTCGCGGTCTTTCTCACCCTGACTTTGGTCAAGCTGCTCTCGCTCGGCGAAGCCTCGGCCGGGACCGTTGTGCTGGAATTCCTGCAGGAGTCCGTACTCGGCACCGTGATCGGCATGGCCGGTGGACTACTGGTGGTGACGGCGATGAACCGCGTGGCGCTGCCGCAGGGCTTGCACGCGCCCTTCGTCTGCACGGCCGCGCTGGTGATCTTCGGCTTCGCGCAGATCATCCATGCCTCCGGCTTTCTCGCCGTCTATCTGGCCGGCATGGTGATCGGCAACCGACCGACCCGCGCGCATAATTCGGTGGTGACATTCCTCGACGCCGCCACCTGGCTGGCGCAGATCGTGATGTTCGTGATGCTCGGCCTCTTGGTTTCGCCGGAGCGGCTGGTGAGCAGCATCCTGCCGGCGGTCGCCGTGGCCGTGGTGCTGATGGTGATCGCGCGGCCGCTGGCAGTGTTTCTCTGCCTGCAGCCGTTCCGCTTCAACTGGCGCGAAAAGGCCTTCGTGTCCTGGGTCGGTCTGCGCGGCGCGGTGGCGATCTTCCTGGCCTCGATCCCGATGCTGGTCGGCTTGCCCAATGCACATCTCTATTTCGACGTCGCCTTCGTCGTCGTCATCATCTCGCTGCTGTTCCAGGGCTGGACGCTGGGCTATGCTGCCCGGCTTCTCCACGTCGCGCTACCGCGCACCGATCGCGGGCCCCGGCGTGTCGAGCTGGATCTGCCCGGCCAGCTCGAACAGCAGCTCGTCGGTTATTCGGTGCGGCCGAAGAGCCTGTTCCTGAAGCGCGGGCTGATCCCGTCCTGGTCGAAGCCGACGCTGGTGATCCGCGACGAGCGCATCCTGACGCCGGAAGAAGCCGCCCCGGTCGCTGCCGGCGACTATCTCTATCTGCTGGCGCCGCCGGAAAAGGCGGAGTCGCTGGATCGCTTCTTCGTCGACATGCCGCCGGTGACCGCGCCCGATCCGCATCTGCTCGGTGAATTCATCGTCCCCGGCGAAACCACCCTCGGCAATCTCGCGGAAATCTACGGCATCACCATCGATCCCGCGCAGGCCGAGCTGACGCTGGCGGACTATTTCGACATCCATCTCGACCACGCCCCGAAAGTTGGCGCGGCGGTGCCGATCGACAGCATCGATCTTGTCGCCCGTAGTCTCGGTGGCGGACGTGTGAATGTGGTCGGCCTGCGCCTGCCGGAAGATGATCCGCAGCCGATGCCGCGTTTGAGCCGCGCACAGGTGTTCCGCGTGAAACTGAAGCGGACGCTGGCCAGTTTGTCGGGGGCGTAG
- the modC gene encoding molybdenum ABC transporter ATP-binding protein, producing MLRVDIFKQLGNFSLEVAFTTEGRVTGLFGSSGAGKTSLVSIIAGLVTPDRGVIAIDKAVLYDRSKHIDLPAYRRRIGYVFQDARLFPHLSVAQNLDYGRRMNFLNRDDADEKRITDMLDIGHLLERRPGGLSGGERQRVALGRALLAKPRLLLLDEPMGALDDARKAEIMPYLIRLRDEGDVPMVLVSHDADEMRQLATNVVLLKGGRVVGHGGTDVLPKWVVPAA from the coding sequence ATGCTGCGCGTCGATATCTTCAAACAGCTCGGCAATTTCTCACTCGAGGTCGCCTTCACCACCGAGGGCCGGGTGACCGGTCTGTTCGGTTCATCCGGCGCCGGCAAGACATCGCTGGTCAGCATCATTGCCGGCCTGGTGACGCCGGATCGCGGTGTCATCGCCATCGACAAGGCCGTGCTGTACGACCGCAGCAAGCATATCGATCTGCCCGCCTATCGGCGGCGGATCGGCTATGTGTTTCAGGATGCGCGGCTGTTTCCGCATCTTAGCGTGGCGCAGAATCTCGATTACGGCCGTCGCATGAATTTCCTCAATCGCGACGATGCCGACGAGAAGCGCATCACCGACATGCTCGATATCGGCCATCTCCTGGAGCGTCGACCCGGCGGCCTCTCCGGCGGCGAACGCCAGCGCGTGGCGCTTGGCCGTGCGCTGCTAGCCAAGCCGCGATTGCTATTGCTGGACGAGCCGATGGGTGCGCTCGATGACGCACGCAAGGCGGAGATCATGCCCTATCTGATCCGCCTGCGTGACGAAGGCGACGTGCCGATGGTGCTGGTCAGCCACGATGCCGATGAAATGCGGCAGCTGGCGACGAATGTGGTGCTGCTGAAGGGCGGCCGCGTCGTCGGCCATGGCGGCACCGATGTGCTGCCGAAATGGGTCGTGCCGGCGGCGTAA
- the modB gene encoding molybdate ABC transporter permease subunit, which produces MFDISPEEWTAILLSIRVAVIATLISTPIGIAVAWTLARRDFWGKPLIDAIIYLPLVLPPVVTGYLLLVMLGKRGVLGSFLAEHFGIVFAFRWTGAALACGVMSFPLLVRPIRLSIEAVDRKLEQAASTLGASPLKVFVTVTLPLALPGVLAGMVLGFAKAIGEFGATITFVSNIPGETQTISSAIYSLLQTPDGDAAASRLVLISIGIAVVALIASEWFARRATKRLHGN; this is translated from the coding sequence ATGTTCGACATTTCTCCCGAAGAATGGACGGCGATCCTGCTCTCGATCAGGGTCGCCGTGATCGCGACGCTGATCTCGACCCCGATCGGCATCGCCGTCGCATGGACGCTGGCGCGTCGTGATTTCTGGGGCAAGCCTCTGATCGACGCCATCATCTATCTGCCGCTGGTGCTACCGCCTGTCGTCACCGGCTATCTCCTGCTCGTCATGCTCGGCAAGCGCGGCGTGCTGGGCTCCTTCCTCGCCGAACACTTCGGCATCGTCTTCGCGTTCCGCTGGACCGGCGCGGCACTCGCTTGCGGCGTGATGTCGTTTCCGCTGCTGGTGCGCCCGATCCGGCTCTCCATCGAGGCCGTGGACCGCAAGCTTGAACAGGCCGCCAGCACCCTCGGCGCCTCGCCGCTCAAGGTGTTCGTCACTGTGACACTGCCGCTTGCACTTCCAGGCGTTCTCGCCGGCATGGTGCTTGGCTTCGCCAAGGCGATCGGCGAATTCGGCGCGACCATCACATTCGTCTCCAATATTCCCGGCGAGACACAGACGATTTCCTCGGCGATCTATTCGCTGCTGCAGACACCGGATGGCGATGCTGCCGCGTCGCGGCTGGTGCTGATCTCGATCGGCATTGCGGTCGTTGCCCTGATCGCCTCAGAATGGTTTGCGCGTCGCGCGACCAAACGACTGCACGGAAACTGA
- the modA gene encoding molybdate ABC transporter substrate-binding protein: protein MNRFAGLFTAFTILLGSSFVPAQAQDKALTVFAAASMKNALDEVNAAYTAKTGVKVTSSYAASSVLAKQIEQGAPADIFISADLEWMDYAAGKKTIKEDTRANLLGNSIVLIAGKDSKLADVKIGQGFDLAKLAGDGKIATGDVKSVPVGKYAKAALEKLGAWIAAEPKFAMAESVRAALLLVSRGEAPIGIVYSTDAKVDPGVKIIGTFPADSHPAIIYPVAATSTAKSEAADYLAFLKGSASKTIMEKYGFNFLAKPTT, encoded by the coding sequence ATGAATCGCTTTGCCGGACTTTTCACCGCTTTCACGATCCTGCTCGGATCGAGCTTCGTCCCTGCCCAGGCGCAGGACAAGGCCCTCACCGTTTTCGCCGCCGCGTCGATGAAGAACGCGCTGGATGAAGTGAACGCTGCCTACACTGCCAAGACCGGCGTCAAGGTCACGTCCAGCTATGCCGCGAGCTCCGTGCTTGCCAAGCAGATCGAACAGGGCGCCCCCGCCGACATCTTCATCTCCGCCGACCTCGAATGGATGGACTATGCGGCCGGCAAGAAAACCATCAAGGAAGACACCCGCGCCAACCTGCTCGGCAACAGCATCGTCCTGATCGCCGGCAAGGACTCCAAGCTCGCCGACGTCAAGATCGGCCAGGGCTTCGATCTCGCCAAGCTCGCCGGCGACGGCAAGATCGCCACCGGCGACGTCAAGTCGGTGCCGGTCGGCAAATACGCCAAGGCAGCGCTGGAAAAGCTCGGCGCCTGGATCGCGGCTGAGCCGAAATTCGCCATGGCCGAGAGCGTGCGCGCTGCACTCCTCCTCGTCTCGCGCGGCGAAGCCCCGATCGGTATCGTCTATTCCACCGACGCCAAGGTCGATCCCGGCGTGAAGATCATCGGCACCTTCCCGGCCGACTCGCATCCGGCGATCATCTATCCGGTCGCAGCGACCAGCACCGCCAAGAGCGAAGCTGCCGACTATCTCGCCTTCCTGAAGGGCTCGGCCTCCAAGACCATCATGGAGAAATACGGCTTCAACTTCCTGGCCAAGCCGACGACGTAA
- a CDS encoding TOBE domain-containing protein has protein sequence MRISARNQIKGTVLEVTKGATTSHVRVDIGGGQVMTSSITNEAVDDLGLKAGGKVVVVVKASDVMIAVD, from the coding sequence ATGCGCATCAGTGCACGCAACCAGATCAAAGGCACCGTCCTCGAAGTGACCAAGGGCGCCACCACGTCCCACGTCCGCGTCGATATCGGCGGCGGCCAGGTCATGACCTCGTCGATCACCAACGAAGCCGTCGATGATCTCGGCCTCAAGGCCGGCGGCAAGGTCGTCGTGGTCGTGAAGGCCTCCGACGTCATGATTGCAGTGGACTGA
- the mepA gene encoding penicillin-insensitive murein endopeptidase: MQPRLILSLTCLSLALAAAPHALAQTKGTVDPKPLPPLANPNDPATPAKELFGRKALPTRSAAQVVGFYAKGCIAGAEALPLDGPTWQVMRLSRNRNWAHPQMIDLVQRVSAKANRAAGWPGILVGDMSQPRGGPMLTGHASHQIGLDADIWLTPMPNRQLSRNEREEMSAVMMVRKDRLDIDPTTWTPTHLPVIRAAAQEPAVERIFVNAAIKKALCREAKGDRSWLSKVRPMYGHDYHFHIRIKCPAGAADCESQAPPNESEGCAAGDLAYWFSDAVLHPKPPPTPPKPKPPMTLAEMPAACRQVLNAP, translated from the coding sequence ATGCAGCCTCGCCTGATTCTCAGCCTCACATGCCTGTCTCTCGCGCTTGCCGCCGCACCCCATGCGCTCGCGCAGACCAAAGGCACGGTCGATCCGAAACCGCTGCCGCCGCTTGCCAATCCCAATGATCCCGCGACGCCGGCCAAGGAACTGTTTGGCCGCAAGGCGCTGCCGACCCGCTCGGCTGCGCAGGTTGTCGGCTTCTATGCCAAAGGCTGCATTGCCGGCGCCGAGGCGCTGCCACTGGACGGCCCGACCTGGCAGGTGATGCGGCTGTCGCGCAACCGCAACTGGGCGCATCCGCAGATGATCGATCTGGTGCAGCGCGTCTCGGCCAAAGCCAACAGAGCGGCGGGATGGCCCGGCATTCTGGTCGGCGACATGTCGCAGCCGCGCGGCGGCCCGATGCTTACCGGCCATGCCAGCCACCAGATCGGCCTCGATGCGGATATCTGGCTGACGCCGATGCCCAATCGCCAATTGTCGCGTAACGAGCGCGAAGAGATGTCGGCCGTGATGATGGTGCGGAAGGATCGCCTCGACATCGATCCGACCACCTGGACGCCGACGCATCTGCCGGTGATCCGCGCTGCTGCGCAAGAACCGGCGGTGGAGCGCATCTTCGTCAATGCTGCCATCAAGAAGGCGCTATGCCGCGAGGCCAAGGGCGATCGCAGCTGGCTGTCGAAGGTCCGGCCGATGTATGGCCACGACTATCACTTCCACATTCGCATCAAATGCCCCGCCGGCGCTGCAGATTGCGAATCGCAGGCGCCGCCGAATGAGAGCGAAGGTTGCGCCGCCGGCGACCTCGCTTACTGGTTCAGCGACGCCGTGCTGCATCCGAAACCACCGCCAACGCCGCCCAAACCGAAGCCGCCGATGACGCTGGCGGAGATGCCCGCGGCGTGCCGGCAGGTGCTGAACGCGCCCTAA